GATCAGCTGTGTTCTCAACATCTGCAGTTGTGTTCTCTTGTAAAGCTTGCAAGGAAGTGagacttttaaaattttatgcaTATATTATGTAGATAAAGAATAAATTACTGTAGTTTCCATTTACAAGAAATATTAAGAGGTTTTATCCCCAGGTTTTGTACGCTCAATGCTGTTAACATGATTGAGCCATTGAATGGGTTAAGTAATTGAACCCAATCCCACAAATGCATCCACCTACCCACTGACCAATACTTCAGCCCATGGCTTGGGACCAACACTCGACAAAACTTGCCAACTGATTCACTACAAGTGTTTCATGCAACTGACTCATATATAACCAGCACGTCAATCAGTTGTCTAACACCTGTCAGAGATATTGTGTGACTGACACATGAGAGGTTGTTTGACAATACACATGGGCAACTTAAGTTGGCTGATAGTCAAACAACAGTTGGCAGACGCAGTTCTCTTACACGGCAGACATACTTCCAATCAAGATGTACAGGCTATATTTTAGAAGTGTTGCTATTGTACATAGTAATAATGgttttgtgtcaataacaaagtGCTCAAGTGcttggttgttaacagcccttagttatggcttaattggctgtttcaggtccatACTGTCCGATTTGACCTGTTCTATATTTGTAATCAGACAGGCCAATTCGGCTCGTTAAGCACCCAATAAAAATCAAgcacttcatgccactagccaaaAACGTCATCTACATACCTAGCccaccctagccaatcaaaatgaaggaaaatttcttaagtAAGCAGGTTGACAGGTTCAGATTGAAAGCAAAGAAGGACAAAACACTAACTAGTCCAGTGAATTTTATTCAGATATGTTTTGGACGttttgtataatttttttacacTTTATAGAAAGTTGACCTTTAGCTGATTATGCACTGATAAGTAGAGTAGGTGCCCTGATATTAAATTGTTAGTTCCagagtttctcgcattttgttattgacacaattaataatattattgggaATATGACTTTGTGTGATGCAACTCTGGGGTAAATCACTTGCCTGATAACTCTCttaattgtactccactcagtcccaTTACCATTACAAATTATGGATACTATGTTACCAAACAAATTAGTGCTTGACACACTTCattcaaagaacaaaaatgataCTTCTTTTTAATATGTGACATCCTTCTCTTACATGACCATCTCTCCCCGACATTGTGTTGGGGGCAAGTGGGTTTACTCAGAAGGGCGATGGGGCAACTTTGTGGTCCATACTACAAAGAGCTGAATGTCTCACCCATCTTGTTGCTTAGGGACTTGTCAGAAATTAGCAGGGGGGGGGGTGGAAACAGAGGCGGGGGTCACAACTTTTTGAGCTTTAGAAAAGGGAGGGGCCATGAAAAATGGGCCATTAAAAGGGGGAGGGTCATGCAAATATATGCCAGTGATCATGTAGAAGTTCACCcacagaagaaaaaggaagttctttatttggcaaaaaataaaaagaaaaaataaaagaacaacgGTTTACGGAACATAatggatatatatatatatatatgtatgtagcATGATAAAGAACAGAttagaaatatattttgagTTTTCATAATACTGACTCACCCTAGTGTATTGCAAGAACTAGATTTTATCATTCATACTAGAGGGGGAGGGTCATGATATTTTAGGCCAAGCTCAAGCGGAGGGTTAGGAAACTTTGCTCGCATTGCAGGGATGGGTCACCTGATTTACGAacccaaatttaaaattaccaCCCCATCCTCCCCCCTGCTAATTTCTGACAAGTCCCTTATTTTAGTTCATTCCCTCAACATTTCTTCCGTACTGCATCTTAACAGCACATACGCCTTTTTAAtgatgcaataataattacctgGCTTCTTATCCAATCACATAATTTATGGATGAAAATTGACTTCATAACGTGCCATTGCTATGCAATGAAAAGTACCATGAGGCTGATAAATAGCTGATATGTAAAATGCTATTTTATGTGTAACTGAACTTCAGCAAAAAAGCGCAACCACGCTGTTGAAATTTCATTGtagaagaaaagaatgaatattgtaaaataaaaaaagaccaAGAACCTTAAGTTTGTgatatttctcgttacatttCATTGATACTGTGAACAAAAACACGTACACACCTGAGTGCTGTTGTGTCATAATATATACACTTAATCtatggtcccgagggaaacagtttTGCTTTCCCGAGAATTCCGATGTTTCCCAAggcgaagtcgagggaaacatcaggactcaAGGGAAATCAAAACTAATTAGTTTCCCAAGGGACCACGCAGTAAGTGccttgttatatatttagactttcccttaaacaaacaaacaaacaaaggcgGCACAACTTCATTCACAATCGTCAATGAAactgacgtgagcacgtgctgaGGATCACACCACTTTAAATGaagtcatgcactgatcacatGCTATTGTATTCGGCACACGGGCAACAACTGCGCCATTATATCCCGgtcgggatacatttgaatttgatgaggggcacgtgaccaagaatcaaccaatcacaatgctcgttttgctgagtgaaagaCTAGGTATGATTGTTGCATAAACTGGAGTGCCTTATATGGATTTCCAGCACCTAGAAGAACCCTATCGCCATACATAAAAGattacgataatttttcacgtgtttgAGATCGGTAATTGGCTGTggccatgaatgaatggcaatgtGTTCTCGTTATGAAACATGAGTAAAGCCGTCTTCTTAAGGTTTTtgtataataaacaaaataatacatggttgcgTGGAGGTGTGAAATTTCTCTTCATCGTGTTCAACTAGATGTCTCATGAGTGAGTGCAGGAACAAGTGAGATATAGAGTTgaacactcaaagagaaattctaTATCCCCAAGCGCCCAAGTATTACCAGTATTCTCTTTATCATTCACTCTGACAAATGGcaaagggctaacacttgaaaGAGGATAACAAAAGTTGTTATCCTCTTTTATAacataactaagatagtacacGCGCTCTGACTGGCGTGCTTGCATGAGAAGGTAAACagggttgtgtgacgtaaagatacatgagttgtaaacacgccacATCGCCCatcaccagattttcaaatgtaagttttgattggtcagttgagaaatgtcAAGTttatgttgtaggaagatacgttttgatcagtaatatgaattttctcatgtttctccgcgttgtagtttgtagaggaagttatttttaaaaagcaatagaaaacgttttttcctgtgtttgcatagcttgatataaacactcgaggggttgggagaattctcgacagttttTCAAACCCTTGACTTTGTCTCGGATTTGCATATtaaactgtctcgaattctcccaacccctctcgtgtttatatcaggctgtGCAAACATGGAAGAAGTTTTCTATCAAACCCCCTGCAAAATgtcaccacagtttctttggaactAAAcgtttcacatttttttaataaaccGATACAAAATTCAAAACGCTGACTGGGACATTCACTGGCtacaaaatttgtaatttaatgACATTCTTTGCTCTAAAGTCATACATctaattttacaataaatagTTGCCTAATATTGGAGACTATTAATTAATAACCAAAGTGCCACAACCAGTAAAAAGTCAATCAGCAAAACTGAGAAGTCCTTCTGTATCAATGCATCTTTTCACAAGTTTGTGTTTGAAAGATGAAAATCATCAACTCTGTGAGGTACAGAGCAAAAGGGACCAACAGTTCAacgataattattataattatgtgtTTCAACACACAGCCATGCGTTGCCATGACACCAAGAGACTCTGCAATGTTGACAAGACAGTTATTTGCAAAATACTTGGAAACCTTTCTCCATTGACTATTATTAAGTTCAACTCAAAACTTCCAAATagagaaaacaagaattttaaCCTTGATATTTCACTTTATGAGTGCCAGTAAGGAGTTAACTTGAGTAACAAACCAACTTTCACTTGACCCACAACGTAAATACACTTATGAGAGATTTGGGTCTACTTTCCTTGCAGCTTgcaaaacaactttttaaGTAAAAGGAATTTTATGCAGTGTTTCATGTCAGCAATGTCGGTGTATGGGCATGATAACTGTGTGATAATTTAACCTCATCCACCCCCTCCTGCACCTGAAATgttagaaaaaaagagaaaaagaatggAGTGATtcattaaccctttaactcacACCATTGTTTATCAGGGAACTACTCTTATTGCTGAGATGAGGGCTTCTTGGAGATCATGGCTCCTCTGAGACAGAAATTGTGTACCAAAACAAACagatcaacaaaaaaattgaaagaaaacaaggctATTTTACGGCTAAAAGTCAAAAAGGTATATTCTATTAGGAAAGTTCTTACTGCTCAGTAAAGCTTTGTTTTCTAATTCTCTTAGAAGTTAAGATCAGTTCAAACAGCCCTGGTCCAAGATTGGCATATGGCACCATATCTTGTTCTTgagagtgaaagggttaaaaaatcaccaaaaaaCAACTATAAACTTTATTGACAGTGTCCATCTACTCTGTGGGATCCAAACACCTCTTCATTAGttcagtttcattttctcagTTCAGACTGAAGTTTATTACCGGTAGTTTTCGTGTGTGTGGTATGTATGTGTTAATCTGAAATCAATTTATTCACATTCTTTCGAAGTATTCAAGCTTTATATCGGTCATTTTTCAGTCCTTGTTTCTTAGTCATTTTCACTTTGGCAGCAGATATGGAAGTTTTGCATTGCCtgttaagatgatttctgcACAACATTCTAgcaataatgacaaaaattggcaaaaattaagttaccaaaaattcctcttagcatggtaatattttgaataaaggtaagaagatcctatcgagatttaagctctctaGCTGACCCtgcaagagaaaattgaacttgaagttatccatatttcagttaataaGGACATTTcacgttagttgaaaacacaataacactcactTTTAgtattcttacgaagtttgacattaaatttctcgagaatgcttgagGATTTCATCGcagggtcacttagagaactgaattaaaatgagatgttttaaatagcatgcaagaagttaccgtgctgtgagtagatttttagtaaataatttttgcaagtattgctcgaactttgaacggaatccgtcttaattttctttgcttcaaGCAGCTTATTCAGTTGACAGTACCTAAGTTAACAAAAAAGTCATCTATATCAGCATCATTTTCCGTCgggtttctgtttttgtttgtcaccTTTCTTGAGTAATGTTTATAtatttgtttgtgtttctAGTCTTAACGGCTTTCACAGCTTCAGAGTTTTCTCTGTCAAGTATGCGTTTTACAATCCTCAGGAGATTACAATTTTAATGATTGCATATCATTTTTATCCAAGTATTAATCATCAATGTGAAAAGTTTATGTAGCTATAGTCTTCacgtttgtaatttttttaaaattttcactaTACCATAATTGTTCATTGCAGTTTTTATCACTGAAATAGTCATCCTGTTTAAATATGaggtaattattattctaattactattacaataattattataattgaattaatacaataataatattaaattaattatgtACCTAAATATGATCTTACCTGGTAAAAGCCAAGCCATACACTGTCCAAGTTTtaaatagccaatcagatcagcAGGAATAGAATGCTAACTGAAACCTACGCTGTCAGCCTCAGCCAGTGCAAACAGACTGACTTGACTTTAATAAGGatttaaagattttttttcaagtctgCCCCCTAACTACCTTACCATGAGGCTTTGTCTCATGAATACAGTCCACCAGAAAACTTCAATGTTTTTGTAGATTTTAGGCCCATTAGGAAAAGAGAAATGGTACATGTAAATACTGTAGTAATGTGCTTTCAGTATAATATACCTCTTCTGGGTGGCCGATAACTAAATCCACTTCCACCACCAGACAAAGGGCTGTAATCTGCAATCAATAAGTATTTTTCAGGAAAAGAAGGATTATTAATGTTACCagaataatcataataataatattgatatgAAATGGCTTTTGATCCAAATTTCTTGTAATTTCATATGTTAAGTTTGATactatacaactatcccccgaaggggaggtgaatagtggtggatatataccgagacgcgaagcgtcgaggtatatatagACCACTCTTCACCAACCTTTCTGCTTGCCAACATGTTTTGAGAAAAACTAGACAAAACTGGGACAACTTGCTTTAGTAAATGAAAGACTACACTTTTTCTGACATGTTAgtttaaattgaaataattgaaataattatgcGATCTCCAACTCTGCTAGAAGACTACTGGTTGTGGTCCAATATCATGACAGTATTGCCAGATTTATTGCCAGATGTGAGgcagacaataataataataataataataataataataataataataataataataataataataataataataatgataacaataacaataataatactaacaATTTCCATCACCTTACCTGATCTTCTGAGAGGTTTCTTCTTTGGTTTCTTAGGCATGGTAGAATTGCCAGCTTCACTTGAATCATCCTTGAGAATTAATTACATAGTTTAATTTCAGTACACAATGATGAACTTAAGTAAGAAAAGGGAGCATTTTTTATTAAGTATAGTAATGTACTGAACTATGACTGCAACCCCTGCTACAGCTGTCGACGATTGAAACACAGCAAGTAGTTATTGCATGCTACACAATAATGAGGGGTTTTGGTGTGTAAGAAGGTAATTTCTTGTCTGACCTTAAGTTCTGTCATCTTGGAttatcaattatttatttgccaAGCTTATTCTTAGTctacttttctttcttagcCAACAGGTAGAGGAAGCTGTAATGGTCTAGTAGGTAGATAAATTTAGGAAACACAGTAAATTTCCATGCAATGTATGTTAATAATTTGCCTATTAAACTAGTTatttgtataattattataggtTTGGTTTCAgaagaaactgaaatttcaagtttcagCCATTCTTCAGTGGAAATCAAAAGAAgaccttaaaaacaaaccaagccTTAGTTTTCACAAGatgtcacggcggccatgttggtgacCCTAAACAAAGAGACTGCAGCCAAGTTGGGTTCCCAGACTAATCAATCCTTGGGGAATTGAGTTCTATTCATATGCAGACTTTCCCTTTTGTTTTAGTCGAAAAACAAGGCAGCTGATATCACATGACTGAAAACCAGTCTGCAGAGCTTACAGGAGTTTTTGGACTTTTGGAACGATATCCCTTTCCCTCTTGGTGTCTGTCCCAGTCGTCTATCCTGTCTcttcgtttgttttcttcttcctgttgttgcaaatgaacaaataaaaattattgtcaatAGGGAGCCAAAGAACCTCAATGACAAGGGCAAGGTATTATCACAAGCTTGCATATTTTGCCAAGAAAACTTACAGTAGTTGTACTCACTTTACAAAGcagtttttgtctttcagtttctacaattattttttcagagcCACTCTTATCCGTGACACAAGGCCAACTTTTAAGCCTTTAGTAGGTATggcttaaaaataaaagactGGTACAATAAAGTGGGCAGGGcttgaaattaagaaaacttgGATGTCGCACAGTAGCGACTATAGAGGCAAAATGTTAGTCGCAAAAGGGAAAAACTTAGTTCCCAATTTTAACTAATGAGCCTGAATTGTTGTTTTCTGCTGGCTGAGGaatgaaagaaatggaaaatgtttCTCTCACACACATCAGGGAGTCTGGGTGCAAGTGCATGGGGGTCTTACATCACATGGTTTAGTGTGCTCTCAGTTTTTTGTGTTGCCTGGTTCACCATTGCCTGACcccacccacccacccaccAAGTTTTCGAGTTTATGTTAAGTTACTTGCAAGGCCTTAAGTGGCAGGTCCTCTGGGCTACATTCATTATGagttttttcatcttttctaCTGGTTTTTGTAATGCTCCTTGgtcttcaataattattattgttaggcctttgtttggttttttttcgaCAGCTTGCCATTGTAATGTTAGCTTTGTGTTATGGAGTACATGAATAAAGGTAAGGTTGCGTGGTTCAGCTTGACATGGCTCCCAGTGTGCATGAggaaaaaacgttttctttactgtaataattatttcatataaaattttccttaaattttagtttgcaTCTCAGGCCGATCAACTTGTGTGTATTCTTGTTAAGACAACGAAATAACATAATTTGTGAAAATACcataaaattcccaaaataaTCCCAGGggcttatatttttcaaagtctCTTTTTGAAGGGCTTATTTTTGGAGGGGTTTATATTTAGAGGGAAATTTGAGTTAAGAAATCAATTAGACTACTTTAGCTTATAGTTGGAGGGAAATTTATCTGTTATTgtcttaattttgatttgctttgttctgtttttgagGGCAATTTCCAAGTATAAGCCCTCAAGAGCTTATATTCAGAGGcatgattaatttttaatgGACGGTTTTTTGTGTGACCAGTTTGAGAGGCTtagttttggaattttacaGTAATACATGAAAGAACTATTTGTGCACAAGTCTCCATAGCAATGTGCACATAACCTCACCTGCATTCTGTCTTCCATGAATTTCGCTGCTTTCGCATTGTGTTGCTCCTGAAGTCTTCTCCTTGCATTCTCTAAACTTTCCTGCTGACTTGCAGCTTTTATTGGATCTAAACGAAGCAAGAACCATAACATAACTTATTTCCAAACCTCCACCATAGAAAGCTTGATGAAATGTAAactttcttttagaaaaacagctttcaagtcaaatttttaGCGTAAgctttcctattttttttttttacatcagAAAAGACTGTGCTTTAATTCACAACACTGGAAATATCATAGCTCCTGAAACAGACATTTCTTATACTCTAAACAAAGGACTGATACAGGTCAAGTGAGAGTCTCAACCCAGTGAACTTGCAgctctttctttgttgttcaCTATACGATTTCTGGTATAGCACATGACTGGAATCACATAACAATTTTGCTATGTGATTTGTGTCTTGTGCAAGGATAGTACTTACCTTTTGAGCATTACTGTGGTTAAAACACTAATTAAGTTTCTCTAACAAGTGCCAAAGCTCTACAACCACTGCAAGAGGACACCTATAATTCCTTAAATTAGCCAGACAAAGGGTTTAAgttaaaatcaaaacaatgctGCTCACTGGTCACCTCTTGGCCTGCTTTGAGGGCATCCTTGAGTTTGGCCAGGAAATGggcctgcattttgattgctTGCTGGtgcagggcacgaaattgcgTCTAATACAGTTGCCAACGCgactaaaattatcgtgctggcgaccaagattcaaaagttagttgccaagttggcgaccagaactctttgagttttgtatatcttaccttgatgttttttgcaactaaataAAGCTCtaaagtagatgaatcggcGCGAACGATGAGGTCTGTTAAGCAAAATCGTCATGAATGCTACAAACCGAACATGTCAACaaccgccatcttggattttccaaatgttaggttgtatattgtgaagtgaaatgtcccTTTTGGTTGCACAGACACTTTAATTCAAAGCTAGGAAAACTGTTTCATTTGACATTACTGTATAATGCGTTTTTTCAACTATACTTTTTCTTAACGGCTCCTAACTTTTTGGCCTTGgcgaccactttggaaaatttaggagccagatggctccttgccaaaaaagttaatttcgtgccctgtgGTGGGCATATAGCACATCCATTTTCCTAGCTATACTGGTAGCTTTTTCCTCCCTCATCCCCCAAGTCTGGTAAGTATCGGGTTGGTACAGTATGTAAGTATTCTAGTGATTGTATCAGTGTGACA
This sequence is a window from Acropora palmata chromosome 9, jaAcrPala1.3, whole genome shotgun sequence. Protein-coding genes within it:
- the LOC141893364 gene encoding selenoprotein S-like, whose amino-acid sequence is MEPPEDTPANSIPQNKAPNFVVDALTTGLGFFEEYGWFVVFGAILLVILWNKVKPYWKELLNKWERQREIDNFDPIKAASQQESLENARRRLQEQHNAKAAKFMEDRMQEEENKRRDRIDDWDRHQEGKGYRSKSPKTPDDSSEAGNSTMPKKPKKKPLRRSDYSPLSGGGSGFSYRPPRRGAGGGG